From the Lolium rigidum isolate FL_2022 chromosome 2, APGP_CSIRO_Lrig_0.1, whole genome shotgun sequence genome, one window contains:
- the LOC124686400 gene encoding uncharacterized protein LOC124686400, translated as MSAPASTTSSTAYGCAACGADLNLSAAHLYPAGCYFEAGNKGTLSFSWVDDSRLRFAAEDRIRPFFETLDYWGIQRKRTRISCDACGRLLGYVYDDGPPVMDGTGQFGMGPSQVIPRRPRYRIKIKAVTTTTGNGGAASSASAAAAR; from the coding sequence ATGTCTGCTCCGGCGAGCACCACCAGCAGCACGGCGTACGGGTGCGCGGCGTGCGGCGCGGACCTGAACCTGTCGGCGGCGCACCTGTACCCGGCGGGGTGCTACTTCGAGGCGGGGAACAAGGGCACGCTGTCCTTCTCGTGGGTGGACGATTCCCGGCTGCGGTTCGCGGCGGAGGACAGGATCCGGCCATTCTTCGAGACGCTCGACTACTGGGGCATCCAGCGGAAGCGCACCCGCATCAGCTGCGACGCCTGCGGCCGCCTCCTCGGCTACGTCTACGACGACGGGCCCCCGGTCATGGATGGGACGGGGCAGTTCGGGATGGGGCCCAGCCAGGTCATCCCGCGCCGGCCCAGGTACCGGATCAAGATCAAGGCCGTCACCACGACCACCGGCAACGGCGGCGCCGCCAGTTCTGCCTCCGCTGCCGCGGCGCGCTGA